One region of Chryseobacterium wanjuense genomic DNA includes:
- a CDS encoding TROVE domain-containing protein, with protein sequence MKFNFLRKEKRVVLNYEGAKAYTMTPAEELYSAVVTTGLSNTNYEKGADRLARIQTLIQKNDPEFVAKLAVYARKDMYLRSIPLVLTTELAKQTSGTDLVSKTVDGVIQRADEITELLAYYQLANERTETKKLNKLSKQIQKGLVKSFNKFDEYQFAKYNRKAEVTLKDALFLVHPKAKDENQQAIFNKIVNDSLETPYTWEVELSMLGQAKFFNEAEKKIAFKNKWEELIFSNKLGYMATLRNLRNILEANVSSDAIYKVCSYLSDEKAVRNSKQLPFRFLAAYRELKAIDSKYLSSILEALEDAVLVSAKNIKGFGFETSVVIAADVSGSMQQPVSPKSKVLLYDIGLLMSMMLQSQCKNVISGMFGDRWKRVPMPKNGILRNVDAFYKREGEVGYSTNGYLVIEDLLNRSEKVDKVMLFTDTQLWNSNGDRNSFESSWNQYKRFNPNAKLYIFDLAGYGKQPLDIKKNDVYLIAGWSDKIFDVLNALEDRKSAIEMINKVVL encoded by the coding sequence ATGAAATTTAATTTTTTAAGAAAAGAAAAAAGAGTAGTCCTGAACTACGAAGGTGCAAAAGCTTACACGATGACACCTGCAGAAGAATTATACAGTGCTGTTGTTACAACAGGATTATCCAATACCAACTATGAAAAAGGAGCTGACAGACTGGCGAGAATCCAGACTCTGATTCAGAAAAACGACCCTGAATTTGTGGCAAAACTGGCGGTGTATGCTAGAAAAGATATGTACCTGCGTTCGATTCCTTTGGTATTGACGACCGAATTGGCAAAGCAAACATCAGGAACAGACCTGGTAAGCAAAACCGTGGACGGAGTCATCCAAAGAGCTGACGAAATCACCGAATTGCTGGCTTATTACCAGTTGGCCAATGAAAGAACGGAAACTAAAAAGTTGAACAAACTTTCAAAACAGATTCAAAAAGGTCTGGTAAAATCATTCAATAAATTTGATGAGTACCAGTTCGCGAAATACAACAGAAAAGCGGAAGTAACCTTGAAAGATGCCTTGTTTTTGGTTCACCCAAAAGCAAAAGATGAAAATCAACAGGCTATTTTCAATAAAATTGTAAACGATTCGTTAGAAACGCCTTACACATGGGAAGTTGAACTTTCCATGTTGGGACAGGCAAAATTTTTCAATGAAGCAGAAAAAAAAATTGCTTTCAAAAATAAATGGGAAGAACTGATTTTCAGCAACAAATTGGGTTATATGGCAACATTGCGAAATCTCAGAAATATTCTGGAAGCCAACGTCTCCTCAGATGCGATTTACAAGGTGTGCAGCTATTTGTCAGATGAAAAGGCGGTGAGAAATTCGAAGCAATTGCCATTCAGATTTTTGGCGGCGTATAGAGAATTGAAAGCGATCGATTCAAAATATCTGTCATCAATTTTGGAAGCATTGGAAGATGCGGTATTGGTGAGCGCAAAAAACATCAAAGGTTTTGGCTTCGAGACTTCGGTGGTGATTGCGGCAGACGTTTCCGGGTCGATGCAGCAGCCGGTTTCTCCGAAATCTAAGGTTTTGTTGTACGATATCGGTTTGTTGATGTCGATGATGTTGCAGTCACAGTGCAAAAATGTGATTTCAGGTATGTTTGGTGACCGTTGGAAGAGAGTTCCGATGCCTAAAAACGGTATCTTGAGAAACGTTGATGCGTTTTATAAAAGAGAAGGTGAAGTTGGTTATTCCACAAACGGTTATCTGGTGATCGAAGATCTTTTGAACAGAAGTGAAAAGGTAGATAAAGTAATGCTGTTCACCGATACACAGCTATGGAATAGCAATGGAGATAGAAATTCTTTTGAAAGCTCATGGAATCAATACAAACGTTTCAACCCCAATGCAAAATTGTATATTTTTGATTTGGCAGGTTACGGAAAACAACCATTGGATATCAAAAAGAATGATGTATACCTTATCGCAGGTTGGTCCGACAAAATTTTCGATGTACTGAATGCTTTGGAAGACCGAAAATCAGCGATTGAAATGATTAACAAAGTAGTACTGTAA
- a CDS encoding slipin family protein: MLKNVQINAYQTGLVFKNGNLIEILKEGKHWIYGNKSVEVYDMKSLFKANSDDLTLLLKNENLKSMLEVVEVKDGEIVLVFENGIFKEVLNVGQYAFWKGILNRDFQKMDLTKVEITEKISKTILENMKLKNFTRKFVVTNQYKGLLLIDGKLTKVLEAGTYYFWNNEISVEVKAIDVRMQQMEIAGQELLTKDKAMLRINFYVRFQVENIEKALMENKEYDKQLYILMQLALREFVGALTLDELLLKKDSVGKEILENLGNKAEELGLKASDAGIRDVILTGEMKEIMNQVLIAEKKAQANSIMRREETASTRSLLNTAKLMEENEVLWKLKEMEYMEKIADKIGDITVSGNSNIVSQLKEIFAK, from the coding sequence ATGTTAAAAAATGTACAAATTAATGCTTATCAGACAGGTTTGGTTTTCAAAAACGGAAACTTAATTGAAATTTTAAAAGAGGGTAAACACTGGATTTACGGAAATAAATCCGTAGAGGTATATGATATGAAGTCTTTGTTTAAGGCTAATTCTGATGATCTTACTCTTTTATTGAAAAATGAAAACCTGAAATCAATGCTAGAAGTCGTTGAAGTAAAAGACGGTGAAATCGTATTGGTTTTTGAAAACGGAATTTTCAAAGAAGTACTGAATGTTGGTCAATATGCTTTCTGGAAAGGAATTCTAAACAGAGACTTTCAAAAAATGGATTTAACCAAAGTTGAAATTACAGAGAAAATTTCCAAAACAATTCTTGAAAATATGAAGTTGAAAAATTTCACAAGAAAGTTTGTGGTGACGAATCAATATAAAGGATTATTGTTAATTGACGGAAAATTGACAAAGGTTCTAGAAGCCGGAACCTATTATTTCTGGAACAATGAAATTTCTGTCGAGGTAAAAGCCATCGATGTGCGTATGCAGCAAATGGAAATTGCCGGTCAGGAACTTTTAACAAAGGATAAGGCGATGCTTCGTATCAATTTCTATGTGCGTTTTCAGGTGGAAAACATCGAAAAAGCGTTGATGGAAAATAAAGAATATGACAAGCAATTATATATTCTGATGCAGCTGGCTTTGCGTGAATTCGTGGGAGCTTTGACATTGGATGAATTGCTGTTGAAAAAAGATTCTGTAGGAAAAGAAATCCTTGAAAATCTTGGAAATAAGGCAGAGGAATTGGGCTTAAAAGCTTCCGACGCAGGAATCCGTGATGTGATTTTAACGGGTGAAATGAAAGAAATCATGAACCAGGTTTTGATTGCCGAGAAAAAAGCTCAGGCCAACAGCATCATGCGTCGCGAAGAAACCGCTTCTACCAGAAGTTTGCTGAACACAGCCAAATTAATGGAAGAAAACGAAGTCCTTTGGAAGCTGAAAGAAATGGAATACATGGAGAAAATCGCCGACAAAATTGGAGATATCACCGTTTCCGGAAACAGCAATATCGTTTCTCAGCTGAAAGAGATTTTTGCAAAATAG